Proteins from a genomic interval of Trichoderma breve strain T069 chromosome 2, whole genome shotgun sequence:
- a CDS encoding aldo/keto reductase family domain-containing protein: MGASTPLSQVLPPLILGTATFNHQYHPDPSRMPYVDIVRRALEHGINAFDTSPYYGPSEILLGQALRLLTPPPPREGYFLITKAGRIKSDEFDYSPAWVRYSVCRSLERLGTRYLDLVYMHDVEFVSAAEVLQAVKELRRLRDQGLIRYVGISGYPVDTLASLAEMILRETGEPLDAILSYGNFCLQNTQLGRPDFLQRFQAARVECLLNASILNMGLLTTRGVDNGPMVSWHPSPPELRKACTKLSQIAQENGEHLEGVAIRWALENWARAGKDFGTTAYVGAGPRIGASVMGVTAITELDETWDLWRSVIGPVIGTKDEAATQKSNKIKRLVEDKMWPTLGSWKDHAWESGGETFVNARVTPGQIPNDEVAERWGLVPSAAVVAKL; this comes from the coding sequence ATGGGTGCCTCAACGCCGCTGTCGCAGGTTCTGCCTCCCCTGATCCTGGGGACGGCCACCTTCAATCATCAGTATCACCCCGATCCCTCACGCATGCCCTACGTCGATATTGTCCGGAGAGCCCTCGAGCACGGAATCAATGCCTTTGACACCTCGCCTTACTACGGCCCTTCCGAGATCCTGCTGGGCCAGGCGCTGCGACTCTTGACCCCGCCCCCGCCACGAGAGGGATatttcctcatcaccaaGGCTGGTCGCATCAAGTCGGATGAATTCGACTACTCGCCGGCGTGGGTGCGATATAGCGTCTGCCGCAGCCTGGAGCGGCTGGGGACGCGGTATCTAGACCTGGTCTACATGCACGATGTCGAGTTTGTGTCTGCCGCCGAGGTCTTGCAGGCTGTCAAGGAACTGCGCCGCCTGCGCGACCAAGGACTGATTCGCTATGTTGGCATCAGCGGATATCCTGTCGACACTCTCGCATCGCTAGCGGAGATGATACTGAGAGAGACGGGCGAGCCCCTGGATGCCATTCTCTCCTACGGCAACTTCTGCTTGCAAAATACCCAGCTTGGACGCCCCGACTTTTTGCAACGATTCCAGGCCGCCAGGGTTGAGTGTCTGCTCAacgccagcatcctcaacatgGGCCTGCTGACGACTCGTGGTGTTGACAATGGTCCTATGGTCTCTTGGCACCCCTCGCCGCCGGAGCTGCGAAAGGCCTGTACCAAGCTATCACAAATCGCACAGGAGAACGGCGAGCATCTTGAAGGAGTGGCTATCCGGTGGGCTCTGGAAAATTGGGCTCGCGCAGGAAAGGACTTTGGCACAACGGCATATGTCGGGGCTGGACCTCGCATCGGCGCAAGCGTTATGGGAGTCACGGCTATTACAGAGCTCGACGAGACTTGGGATCTATGGAGAAGCGTCATTGGCCCTGTCATCGGCACCAAGGACGAAGCCGCTACACAAAAGAGCAACAAGATTAAGAGGCTTGTCGAGGACAAGATGTGGCCCACCCTGGGCTCATGGAAAGATCACGCCTGggagagcggcggcgaaaCATTTGTCAATGCCAGAGTGACACCTGGACAGATTCCCAACGACGAGGTGGCCGAGAGATGGGGACTGGTTCCTTCAGCAGCGGTTGTTGCCAAGTTGTAA
- a CDS encoding cytochrome p450 domain-containing protein, whose amino-acid sequence MESILLSRLLKIFSRGLLILVAALVARFLYRGYRVRRHVRQLQAQGIPTLPHSLLFGHIPILLKFRKHHPEVLYLDIWPVFPDVMMMVFDGSMSAQFTQVRSLPKHHITRTFLEPLTDNLDMTSADGSQSKVWRSRFNPSFSPRNITMLIPELIDEIIVFRDLLGKMAGPSEQWGDVFQLEERTTNLTFDVILRATMDERLHEQINTLGSPLKQALISQIRLMSKVLGVNRILGIKRWPWEAWTRQRNNEALRKALLGRVETIIKSPHLADAVSEKKTIFNIALSRTLAETGGETPDQRSVDAILANLKLFLFAGHDTTSSTICWMFKLLQDNPDCLSKLRKELNSVLGEDVNQAASLLRDSPQLLNNLVYTNGVVKEALRFYPLASTVRQGEKDFFLTVSGSGMRYPTEGTAIHDVPSVIQLDEYVWPRANEFLPERWIAAQGDPMHPNKDAWRPFSMGPRNCIGQELAMVEIKLVAALVCREFDIQEAWDKWDMKQGSMKPKEMVDGQRLYGCGQTVQHPKDGMPVHIRRLYA is encoded by the exons ATGGAATCAATTCTTCTATCTCGGCTGCTCAAAATATTTTCGCGTGGCCTACTCATCTTGGTGGCTGCGCTCGTCGCTAGATTTCTGTATCGTGGATACAGAGTCAGGAGGCATGTCCGGCAGTTGCAAGCTCAGGGAATT CCTACTCTTCCACATTCCCTTCTGTTTGGCCATATTCCAATTCTCCTCAAGTTTCGGAAACATCACCCTGAAG TTTTGTACCTTGATATCTGGCCCGTCTTCCCGGATGTCATGATGATGGTCTTTGACGGCAGCATGTCGGCGCAGTTTACGCAGGTTAGAAGCCTGCCTAAGCATCATATTACTCGGACATTCTTGGAGCCGTTGACCGATAATCTCGACATGACCTCTGCCGACGGTAGTCAGTCGAAGGTGTGGAGGTCGCGGTTCAACCCGAGTTTCAGCCCGAGAAACATCACCATGCTCATTCCCGAGCTCATTGATGAGATCATAGTCTTCAGAGACTTGCTCGGGAAAATGGCTGGGCCAAGCGAACAATGGGGTGACGTCTTTCAGCTGGAGGAGCGCACCACAAACCTTACTTTCGACGTAATTCTTCGTGCAACTAT GGATGAAAGATTGCATGAGCAGATAAATACACTAGGTAGTCCACTCAAACAAGCCCTCATCAGCCAGATACGATTGATGAGCAAAGTCCTCGGCGTGAACCGCATCCTAGGCATCAAACGGTGGCCGTGGGAAGCCTGGACCAGACAGCGCAACAACGAAGCATTACGCAAGGCTCTTCTGGGCCGCGTGGAAACCATCATAAAGTCACCTCACCTTGCCGATGCTGTcagcgagaagaagactaTTTTTAACATAGCCCTGAGTCGCACACTTGCCGAAACGGGTGGCGAAACTCCCGATCAACGGTCAGTCGATGCCATTCTGGCTAATCTCAAgcttttcttgtttgcgGGCCACGACACTACATCATCAACCATCTGCTGGATGTTCAAGCTGCTCCAGGACAACCCCGACTGCCTCTCCAAGCTTCGTAAAGAGCTTAACAGTgttcttggagaagacgTCAATCAAGCCGCCAGTTTATTACGGGACTCGCCTCAGCTTCTGAATAATCTGGTGTACACTAATGGCGTCGTCAAAGAAGCTCTCCGCTTCTACCCACTCGCATCAACTGTGCGCCAAGGCGAAAAGGATTTCTTCCTCACTGTCTCTGGGTCTGGTATGAGATACCCGACGGAGGGCACCGCTATTCACGACGTGCCGTCCGTCATTCAGCTTGACGAATACGTTTGGCCGCGCGCAAATGAGTTTCTTCCAGAACGCTGGATCGCAGCCCAAGGCGATCCTATGCACCCCAACAAGGACGCCTGGAGGCCGTTCTCTATGGGGCCGAGGAACTGCATCGGACAAGAGCTTGCCATGGTCGAAATAAAACTGGTGGCTGCACTAGTGTGTAGGGAATTTGACATCCAAGAGGCTTGGGACAAGTGGGATATGAAACAAGGATCGATGAAACCCAAAGAGATGGTTGATGGGCAAAGGCTCTATGGATGTGGGCAAACTGTCCAGCATCCAAAAGACGGAATGCCGGTGCATATCAGGCGACTTTATGCCTGA
- a CDS encoding FAD binding domain-containing protein: MATTTAPHVIIIGSGITGLLIAQGLKKRGISFAVYDKVDPATRTRDWSMTIFWSFRHYPTLLSEELHNRINEAQSKVYYNPTAVEELVVKNAETGDVLARVNSPFARRVNRVGMRKLLLNGIKVQYDRELVGVEYTTDGVVARFKNGTFEKGTMIVGAEGGQSFVRRMLLGDLALPETYPDVEMININARYTHEQGKYIAENVVPHVDYGVHPKGIFFIILVMRVEEKDDYSTWTFHFVITYPKTLTGTPLKGKTNAERVAILRSIADNFAEPRRSALMWLPDDLEVPDDSIKMWSPEPWDNHDGRVTLAGDAAHAIAFYRGQGLNNATADAANLVSAIEKATTGESTLADAITDYDKEVIARGQEEVRLSRELALSMEHWEKFLESPIIKYGGNIPKEMSK; this comes from the exons ATGGCTACCACCACGGCTCCACACGTTATTATTATTGGCTCCGGAATCACTGGTCTCCTTATAGCACAAGGCCTCAAAAAG AGAGGAATATCCTTCGCTGTTTACGACAAGGTGGACCCGGCCACTCGTACTCGAGACTGGAGTATGACCATATTTTGGTCTTTCCGACACTACCCTACCCTGCTATCTGAAGAGCTTCATAATCGTATCAATGAGGCACAGTCAAAAGTATACTATAACCCGACAGCAGTTGAAGAATTGGTTGTTAAGAATGCCGAGACTGGCGATGTATTGGCAAGAGTGAACTCTCCTTTTGCCAGGAGAGTCAACAGAGTGGGCATGAGAAAGCTTTTGCTTAATGGAATCAAGGTTCAG TACGACCGCGAACTCGTTGGTGTCGAATATACTACTGATGGCGTTGTCGCCCGTTTCAAAAACGGGACATTTGAGAAGGGTACCATGATTGTTGGTGCTGAGGGCGGACAGTCTTTCGTACGGCGCATGCTTCTTGGTGACCTCGCCCTGCCAGAGACATATCCAGACGTTGAAATGATAAACATCAATGCTAGATATACTCATGAGCAAGGGAAATATATTGCAGAGAATGTAGTGCCACACGTTGATTATGGAGTTCACCCCAAGggaatattttttattattcttg TTATGCGTGTTGAGGAGAAAGATGATTACTCTACATGGACATTCCATTTCGTCATTACATACCCCAAAACCCTCACTGGCACACCGTTGAAGGGCAAAACCAATGCTGAGCGTGTTGCCATTCTGAGGTCCATTGCAGATAACTTCGCAGAGCCTAGACGATCAGCCTTAATGTGGCTACCAGATGACTTGGAAGTTCCCGATGACTCTATTAAAATGTGGAGTCCAGAGCCGTGGGACAATCATGATGGTCGAGTTACGTTGGCTGGAGATGCAGCGCACGCAATTGCATTCT ATCGTGGACAAGGTCTGAACAATGCGACTGCCGACGCCGCAAACCTCGTTTCTGCCATAGAGAAAGCCACTACTGGTGAATCGACACTGGCGGATGCCATAACTGATTATGATAAAGAGGTCATCGCTCGggggcaagaagaagttaGATTGTCTCGAGAACTGGCTCTATCAATGGAACACTGGGAGAAATTCTTGGAAAGCCCCATAATCAAATACGGCGGGAATATCCCGAAAGAAATGTCGAAGTAA
- a CDS encoding fungal specific transcription factor domain-containing protein, translating into MIQAQSEKLDLLLQRTEDNSRVMNKKLIGEPEEYMPLNAEQYSAAMSYKHLLPFFRGPSGMTFYMSAVGMIGSGIESTDRETYSTLDGEIIVENSCENIRNDFNDQDIDNFSTPATPGPLHGLPFSTLEEIDGETAVHLVHLYDSFVGVTHPILPIDVLMRHVRELYPDMAAESHSSVPDILVNQMGRSDLNIIKMVFAIAMVIRDSSHEAAAAKLHASIQRDVDNTIWAATAEIGDLQVLILVSIYHSIKGNSRLAWRIVGNLTRLILEFGLHKSKVLMSMFKEPSSYKLAINMFWTAFVLDCQLSYSLGLPRHIQDKDIDNSIPLPEDSPYLIAMIDYCRLGSRICESISNVFGGSSHYAQEWRESFDFFQDHLNQWQEKHVPKVLDPISNEPDAKKIRHFSTLLYLRANQLRLVLIRPALYSLQLQEVTNSDLWAMTVNIAYDSFQILLDLFGGTDIYKMQQTQYNYFLITALGAVLGVLAQEKSALTANKVDDATLAKAREFVTAALDLLKSTTVFSKTSEHQYAKVISLCRRLGLLPMTPSENPNPFFDSFDAGLFQDINDDNDFSHFLLSEYQLGPMWADLDIA; encoded by the exons ATGATTCAAGCTCAGTCAGAGAAGCTTGATTTACTCCTTCAGAGGACCGAGGATAATAGCAGAGTAATGAATAAGAAGCTCATCGGAGAGCCTGAGGAGTACATGCCTCTTAACGCTGAACAATACTCCGCGGCCATGTCTTACAAGCACTTGCTTCCATTTTTCCGTGGTCCTTCCGGCATGACCTTTTATATGTCTGCAGTGGGGATGATAGGCAGCGGAATAGAGAGTACAGACCGAGAGACATACTCGACGCTGGATGGAGAGATTATTGTCGAAAATAGTTGCGAAAATATTCGAAACGATTTCAATGATCAGGACATTGATAATTTCTCGACGCCAGCGACGCCAGGGCCCCTGCATGGATTGCCCTTCAGCACATTGGAGGAGATAGATGGAGAAACAGCAGTCCATCTTGTACACCTTTATGACAGCTTCGTGGGCGTGACACATCCTATCTTACCTATCGATGTTTTGATGCGACATGTGAGGGAGCTCTATCCTGATATGGCAGCAGAGTCACATTCATCCGTTCCAGACATCTTGGTGAATCAAATGGGCCGCAGTGACctcaatatcatcaaaaTGGTGTTTGCTATTGCCATGGTCATACGGGACAGCAGCCATGAAGCCGCAGCTGCTAAACTTCATGCAAGCATACAGCGCGATGTAGACAATACAATATGGGCTGCTACTGCAGAAATCGGTGACTTACAAGTACTAATACTAGTT AGTATATATCATTCAATCAAGGGCAACTCGAGACTCGCTTGGCGTATTGTTGGCAATCTCACTCGTCTGATCCTAGAGTTTGGACTACATAAAAGCAAAGTGCTTATGAGTATGTTCAAGGAGCCAAGTTCATATAAACTGGCAATAAACATGTTTTGGACAGCCTTTGTTCTCGATTGCCAGCTCAGCTATTCTTTGGGGCTACCAAGACATATTCAAGACAAAGATATTGACAATAGCATTCCATTACCA GAAGATTCACCTTATTTAATAGCCATGATCGACTATTGTCGTCTAGGTTCCAGAATCTGCGAATCCATCTCCAATGTCTTTGGTGGCTCGTCACATTACGCGCAAGAATGGCGAGAATCATTCGATTTCTTTCAGGACCATCTCAACCAATGGCAAGAGAAGCATGTTCCCAAAGTACTGGATCCTATTAGCAACGAACCCGATGCTAAAAAGATCCGCCATTTCTCCACGCTGCTCTACTTGAGGGCTAATCAGCTACGCCTCGTGCTAATTCGCCCGGCACTCTACTCTTTGCAATTACAAGAGGTTACCAACTCGGACTTGTGGGCGATGACTGTCAACATCGCATACGACAGTTTCCAGATCTTGCTAGACTTATTTGGTGGAACCGACATATACAAAATGCAGCAAACGCAGTACAACTACTTCCTAATCACGGCGCTTGGGGCCGTGTTAGGTGTATTGGCTCAAGAGAAATCGGCTCTTACAGCAAACAAAGTTGATGATGCTACCCTCGCCAAAGCACGTGAATTCGTTACAGCCGCATTGGATCTCCTCAAGTCGACCACTGTATTCTCAAAGACATCAGAGCATCAATATGCAAAGGTCATTTCTCTCTGTCGTCGACTTGGCCTCCTGCCTATGACGCCCTCCGAGAATCCTAATCCGTTTTTCGACAGTTTTGATGCCGGCTTATTTCAGGATATCAATGATGATAATGatttttctcatttcctGTTATCAGAATATCAACTGGGACCCATGTGGGCTGATCTAGATATTGCTTAG
- a CDS encoding cytochrome p450 domain-containing protein — protein MSTILALLPWLAAVGLLGGIYYVWYRVFSYQGIPTSLAFANSDGSFFSRGRASLGSVFEVNTLLWAGHRDYSKKGRPYILPDIFTGHQVILPPENLPWLMKQPANVLSQRESNNEFLAAKHTFLNCVAANDNEWTFVVNLIKDITKELNNKTNDVIEEIQAALEDLWGNDTTNWTQVELLDVCLELMSRIVSRMYVGLPLCRDPTYLASSTHFAKFILVEALLAQLTPKPLRPLLGPLLAQYDWMQFKRMDRCVNPIIQERARRFGRMDNEEKKDPDQPSDLLSRLMQEAYRRKDDPCRSQSHSSKLLAILNWAAIQVQGITLENVLIDIAHSPQSASIQDQLREEATNADNADPSTRWTRAEVAKLPKMDSIMTESLRLWGFAHGIIKVVVAKDGVDLPTGEHIPCGAKIGIGSYGLHHDAEVYPGESPFSFDPFRFLDEKTEAQTTGLKFAATSDTYLAFSHGRYACAGRFFANHLLKLLLSQIVMRYDIKPDADPRPQNPWFSYVSPPPIGYKLTVRRRKQ, from the exons ATGTCTACTATTTTGGCTCTTCTCCCCTGGCTGGCCGCTGTCGGTCTCCTAGGGGGCATCTACTATGTGTGGTATCGTGTCTTTTCGTACCAAGGCATTCCAACAAGTCTGGCTTTTGCCAACTCAGATGGgtcctttttctctcgcgGCCGAGCGTCTCTCGGTTCCGTCTTTGAAGTCAACACTCTTCTCTGGGCTGGACACCGTGAC TACTCTAAGAAGGGACGACCATATATCCTCCCTGATATTTTCACGGGACACCAAGTCATCTTACCGCCGGAGAATTTGCCATGGTTGATGAAGCAGCCTGCAAATGTGCTCAGCCAGCGTGAGAGCAACAACGAGTTTCTCGCAGCCAAACACACGTTCTTAAACTGTGTTGCTGCCAATGACAATGAGTGGACATTTGTAGTTAATCTCATCAAGGATATCACCAAGGAGCTCAATAACAAGACCAACGATGTCATTGAGGAGATCCAAGCAGCTTTGGAAGACCTCTGGGGCAATGACACGACAAACTGGACACAAGTTGAGCTTTTGGACGTCTGTTTGGAACTCATGAGCCGCATTGTCAGCCGCATGTACGTTGGGTTGCCATTATGCCGGGACCCGACGTATCTTGCCTCCTCAACACATTTTGCAAAGTTCATCCTAGTtgaagctcttcttgcccAACTGACTCCCAAGCCTCTTCGACCGCTCCTGGGCCCTCTTCTTGCGCAGTACGACTGGATGCAATTCAAGCGTATGGACCGTTGTGTCAATCCTATAATCCAAGAACGCGCAAGACGATTTGGCCGCATGGAtaatgaagagaaaaaagatcCAGACCAGCCAAGCGATCTGCTGTCTCGCCTCATGCAAGAAGCTTACCGTCGCAAGGATGACCCATGCCGATCACAGAGTCATAGCAGCAAGCTTTTAGCCATCCTCAACTGGGCAGCCATTCAGGTCCAAGGCATCACTCTTGAGAATGTCCTGATTGACATCGCTCACTCTCCTCAGAGTGCCAGTATTCAAGACCAATTGCGCGAAGAAGCTACGAATGCAGACAATGCTGATCCTTCTACGCGCTGGACTCGAGCAGAGGTGGCCAAACTGCCCAAGATGGACAGTATCATGACTGAGAGTCTACGCCTCTGGGGGTTCgcccatggcatcatcaaagtAGTTGTGGCCAAGGATGGTGTCGATCTCCCAACAGGAGAACACATCCCGTGCGGTGCAAAGATTGGAATCGGGAGCTACGGCTTGCACCACGATGCGGAGGTCTATCCGGGAGAGTCGCCCTTTTCGTTTGATCCCTTCCGCTTCTTGGACGAGAAGACAGAGGCGCAAACGACAGGGCTCAAATTTGCGGCCACTAGTGATACTTATCTCGCTTTTAGCCATGGCAGATATGCTTG TGCCGGACGCTTCTTTGCGAACCACCTACTCAAGCTGCTCTTGTCGCAGATCGTGATGCGGTACGACATCAAGCCTGATGCGGATCCCCGGCCTCAGAACCCT TGGTTTAGTTATGTTTCGCCGCCCCCAATCGGATACAAGCTCActgtgaggaggaggaagcagtAG